The genomic segment CTCTTTTTGAAGTTGTTTAATGCGAGTTATTTCGTCTTTAGTTTTCACGGTTACTCTGGTGTTCATAAGGTCTTTACGGTTGTACTTCTTTATCCATTCGTTAATTGTGGAAGGAGCAATACCGTAAGCTTTACCTAGTTGATACTTGTTTAATTTTCCGGCAGTAAGTTCGGATAAAATTTTCAGTTTGAAAGGTTCTGAATACCTTCTAATTACTTTGTCATTTTTGTACATAATTGTTTAAGATTATGTAGCCTTTATTCAGGACGGGTCAAGTAATTAAGAAAGGGAAGCGAGTATCACAATCCACGATTAAACATCAAGTAGGCGGCTTAAAAATCTATTTCAATTATTTAATTGATTCTGAACAACGATTTGAAAACCCCATAGAGAGCATCAATATTAGAGGGGTACAAAGAACTCTCAATCACAATCTATTAGAAGCAGAAGAACTCGAAGATTTGTATTACAGCTATCAAACAGAACGTATTGAATTTCCAAATTCTAAATCGGTAGCCATTCGTAATAAAGTCATTACGGGTTTAATGGTGTATCAAGGATTAAATGTAACTGCGCTAAAATCTCTTAAAGTTGAGCATATTCAATTAGAAAAGGGAACTGTGTATATTCCAAGCACACGTAAAACAAATAGTAGAACCTTAGAGCTAAAATCAGCGCAAATACTGCCTTTTGTACTATTTTTAGAAACCTACAGAGAAATCCTTCAAGAAGAACTCAAAAACTACACAGAAAGCCTATTTCCGCTCAATTCAGAACGTTTTGACATTATCACTACACACTTATTTAAAAGAATTAATCATAAAATAACCAATATGAAGCAAATACGAGCTTCAGTGATTACCCATTGGCTCAAAACCTATAACATCAGAGAAGTGCAGTTTAAGGCAGGACATCGCTATATTTCTTCCACGGAACGATATCAGCAAGATGATCTTGAGAATCTACACGAATTGATTGAGAATTTGCATCCGATTTGTTGAAAATAGGTAAACATCAAAAAAAAACAAGGGAAAATACCTATTTGTAGGTATATAATTATCATTAATTTTATATCAAATTTATAAAAATAAAATTCATAAAAATAGAATTCGAGATTTCCAAAAAAGATGCAGTTTTAATGATGAATTCGTTAAAATATGCTTTAAGCAGAACAAGTAACCCAGAATCTAGAGAAAGTTTAATTGAGATTATACAGAGTATAAAAGTTGATTATAAAATAGATGATATAATTCTTGATCAGCTAAAGTACTATTTAAAAAATTCTCAAGGTGTAAACCCTGCTTTGGTCATAAGGAAAGCACAATTAAAATTAAATTTGGACTTGCCTCCGAATTATATAAAATCTCCTGGGGGCTTAGGAATGGTATGTAACAATATCTTAATAAACTTAAGAAATGCATATGAAGATAATAAACCTTTTAAAAGGATTCCCCAATATAAAATTGTTAAATGTAAAACAGTAGGTAGTATAATTAAAATTATTCATGATGGTTTTGAAGCACTATAAAAATTTAGGGTTAGCTGTATTCTTATTAACAGCTAACATTCTCTTTTCTCAGAAAAAAAAAGATAGTATTACAAAACAAAGTCATTATACTTTTTCAATAGGAAAAGCAACTGATAATAGTTTTACAAAATCTAAATCAGCACAAGCTATAGCTACCTTTCCAAATACAGATGGGGCTACTGACTCTTATTTAATAGATGGGTATTTAGATGCATCGTATGTAATAGAGAGAATGAGCGAAGATGTATTTTCCAGTATTACATCAATAGGAGCTTTTTATGAAATTCATAAGAATACATTAGTTGATTCAGGGAAAGAACAGGATGTAAGGCAGTTTGGAGTTTCGTTTAATCATACTTGGGGAGCGATAAAGGATTTGGACGACCCATATAGACCAAGTGGCAAAAGAAAGGAATCCATAAGAGATTATGTAATTAGTGGAAGTATTCGAAAAAGTTACAATAGAATTACTGATAAAAATAGTTTTCAAGCTATTGTTGGTTTTAAGATAAATAGATTAAGGTCTATGAAAAGTGCTGATGAAGATTCTTTTCGTTTTTTAAATGCAACTATGAAATTGCCTGAGAAAGGAAAAATCACAAATGTTTTTCAAATGTCTTATGATTACAATATTGGGTTAGGTTATATCGAAAATGAAAAAGTAATTTTAGGGAACATTGACTTTCAACTTAATTTTTATCCATTGTCAAAATACCTAAAGAATACTTTTAATCAAGAACAATTACTTTTCATAAGCTACAACTATTCAGCAAGAGGAGAGTTATTAGGAAATCTTGAATCAGATAATAAAGCTTTTAGAACGTGGACTTATGGTTTAGAGATTGATGCAGGGAAAACATCAACAATTCAACTATCTTACAATACAGTTAGAGGTGCTAATCCTTACAAAGGACTTGTTGACCAAGATTACGATACTATGGCTTTAAAAGTAAAATTTTCACTTGATACTAAATAGAGATGGTCTTGAAAATTGTTTCAAGTATCCGATTTGTTAATACTTTTTATTTTAGATACGGAAACCCATAAAAGTTATTAAGTCTTTTTTACTAAATTAGGAGTCTATATTATAATTATTTAACATAGTCGTTATAAAAACTTGCATGATAGAAATCACCACACCAAAAATTGAAAAATTAATTTACTCAAAAGATAAAAATTTCATTAAACAATATTATGAACAATCATCAGAAATTAAATCTTTTGAGTTTGTTCAAAACAATCCATTTATCTTATCTTCTGACGAGGAATTATATTTTATAACAAGTAACTTAAATGATGTAATTCCTGAAAATTGTACTTATGCCATATTAACAAGTAGAAGACCTACTAAAAGAGATTTTGAATCAGGTTCTTTAAAGATTACGAGATGGCTCAAACATCCTTCTTTTGAAAAATTAACTCCTCAAGATGTTCTTAATTCATGGAAAAACAAATTTAAGTTTGTAAAAGAGGATATTGAAAATAATATCAATGGATTACGTCCTCCTCAAATAGGAGCTTTGTATTCGATACTGGCTCATGTTCAAAACCCTGAAGAAAGAGGAATTGTTGTAATGCCAACTGGTACAGGTAAAACAGAAACGATGTTGTCTACATTAGTAGCAAATGAATGTAATAGACTATTAGTAGCGGTTCCTTCCGATTCTTTACGCACTCAATTATCAAATAAGTTTTTTACTCTCGGATTATTAAGGGAGTTTGGAATGGTAGATGAGACTTGTCATAATCCGATTGTCGGTGTTATAAATCAAAAATTTGAAAATGAAGAAGAACTTTTAGATTTTATTTCTAAAACTAATGTTGTTGTTACAACCATGAGTATTCTTGCAGGAAGTACTCATGGTCAGCAATTAGCAATATCCGAGGCATTTAGCCATTTGTTTGTTGATGAAGCACATCATTCTGAAGCAAGTACATGGAAAAAATTCATAAAGCTTTTTGATAATAAAAAAGTATTCTTATTCACAGCAACTCCTTTTAGAAATGATGGTAAAAATTTAGAAGGAAAATTCATCTTTAATTTCTCACTT from the Polaribacter cellanae genome contains:
- a CDS encoding transposase, which produces MYKNDKVIRRYSEPFKLKILSELTAGKLNKYQLGKAYGIAPSTINEWIKKYNRKDLMNTRVTVKTKDEITRIKQLQKEIEQLKKLLLKKDMDALIDDSYLEVAAEQLGYKSVLELKKKLSIKP
- a CDS encoding site-specific integrase — protein: MYYSYQTERIEFPNSKSVAIRNKVITGLMVYQGLNVTALKSLKVEHIQLEKGTVYIPSTRKTNSRTLELKSAQILPFVLFLETYREILQEELKNYTESLFPLNSERFDIITTHLFKRINHKITNMKQIRASVITHWLKTYNIREVQFKAGHRYISSTERYQQDDLENLHELIENLHPIC